Proteins encoded in a region of the Pseudomonas denitrificans (nom. rej.) genome:
- a CDS encoding DUF4399 domain-containing protein: MRTMLPCLGLAALLAGTSAIAAEIPRTPAPEGAKVYFIEPADGATVDKTFTVKFGLKGMGVAPAGVDSPATGHHHLLIDLKEQPAMNMPLPMTDQIKHFGKGQTETQVTLPPGKHTLQLLVGDKNHVPFDPPVESQQITVNVK; this comes from the coding sequence ATGAGAACCATGCTGCCTTGCCTCGGCCTTGCCGCGCTGCTTGCCGGTACTTCCGCCATCGCCGCGGAAATCCCGCGCACCCCGGCCCCGGAAGGCGCCAAGGTGTACTTCATCGAGCCGGCCGATGGCGCCACGGTGGACAAGACCTTCACCGTCAAATTCGGCCTCAAGGGCATGGGCGTCGCGCCGGCGGGCGTGGATTCGCCGGCCACCGGCCACCACCACCTGCTGATCGACCTCAAGGAGCAGCCGGCGATGAACATGCCGCTGCCGATGACCGACCAGATCAAGCACTTCGGCAAGGGCCAGACCGAGACCCAGGTGACCCTGCCGCCGGGCAAGCACACCCTGCAGCTGCTGGTGGGCGACAAGAATCACGTGCCGTTCGACCCGCCGGTGGAATCGCAGCAGATCACTGTCAACGTGAAGTGA
- a CDS encoding 2OG-Fe(II) oxygenase: MYFDADSPVLHRIVDDLADKGWSQQDAFLPDALIAQLATECRARDAAGKLAAAAIGRGEGQAVREGIRGDRIQWIEPGQSAACDLYLGALDALRLQINRALFLGLEDFEGHFALYPPGAFYQKHLDRFRDDDRRAISAVLYLNHDWPVTQGGELRMYFADERTLDLSPLASRLVVFLSGEFPHEVLPASHDRLSLTGWFRRRGDALL; this comes from the coding sequence ATGTATTTCGACGCCGATTCTCCCGTCCTGCACCGCATCGTGGATGACCTCGCCGACAAGGGCTGGTCGCAGCAGGACGCCTTCCTTCCCGATGCCCTGATCGCCCAACTGGCGACGGAATGCCGTGCCCGCGACGCGGCCGGCAAGCTGGCCGCTGCCGCCATCGGCCGGGGTGAGGGACAGGCGGTGCGCGAAGGCATCCGCGGTGACCGCATCCAGTGGATCGAGCCCGGGCAGTCCGCGGCCTGCGACCTCTACCTGGGTGCGCTGGACGCGCTGCGCCTGCAGATCAATCGCGCACTCTTCCTGGGCCTGGAGGACTTCGAAGGGCACTTCGCGCTCTATCCGCCGGGAGCGTTCTACCAGAAGCACCTGGACCGCTTCCGTGACGATGATCGGCGCGCCATCTCCGCGGTCTTGTACCTCAACCACGACTGGCCGGTGACGCAGGGCGGTGAACTGCGGATGTACTTCGCCGACGAGCGGACGCTGGACCTGTCGCCGCTGGCCAGCCGACTGGTGGTGTTCCTCTCCGGCGAGTTCCCCCACGAGGTGCTGCCGGCCAGTCATGACCGTCTGTCGCTCACCGGCTGGTTCCGTCGCCGCGGTGACGCGCTGCTCTGA
- a CDS encoding alpha/beta hydrolase, with amino-acid sequence MPEAFQPDLLRTLLRPLTAEANEVGIALYQHFYGLDLHTRHPGLQSRLGTFEAGGYQIAAQYWRPVLARGTVVLLHGYYDHMGLYRHVIDWALGMGFAVLACDLPGHGLSGGAAASIGDFAEYQVVLGALLGQAQALDLPQPWHLCGQSTGGAILLDYLLTGAPRPELGRTILLAPLVRPRAWGWSKFSYQMLRPFVDSIPRRFSENSNDAEFLSFLRDRDPLQPKILPTAWVGALARWIPRIEAAGHGAQSLLVVQGDADETVDWRYNLKVLEDKFEKIECLLLTGARHHLANESETLRRRYFDFLSERMA; translated from the coding sequence ATGCCTGAAGCCTTCCAGCCCGATCTGCTGCGCACCCTGCTGCGACCTCTGACCGCAGAGGCGAATGAGGTCGGCATCGCGCTGTACCAGCATTTCTACGGCCTGGACCTGCACACCCGGCACCCCGGCCTGCAGAGCCGGCTGGGCACTTTCGAGGCCGGCGGCTACCAGATTGCCGCGCAGTACTGGCGCCCCGTGCTGGCGCGGGGAACCGTCGTCCTGCTGCACGGCTACTACGACCATATGGGCCTGTACCGCCATGTGATCGACTGGGCGCTGGGCATGGGCTTCGCGGTGCTGGCCTGCGACCTGCCGGGCCACGGCCTGTCGGGTGGCGCCGCCGCCAGCATCGGCGACTTCGCCGAATACCAGGTGGTGCTGGGCGCGTTGTTGGGCCAGGCGCAGGCGTTGGACCTGCCGCAACCCTGGCATCTCTGCGGGCAGAGCACCGGCGGGGCAATCCTGCTGGACTACCTGCTCACCGGCGCGCCGCGCCCGGAGCTGGGCCGTACCATCCTGCTGGCGCCGCTGGTACGGCCACGGGCCTGGGGCTGGTCGAAGTTCAGCTACCAGATGCTGCGACCGTTCGTGGATTCGATTCCGCGACGTTTCAGCGAGAACTCCAACGACGCCGAATTCCTTTCCTTCCTGCGCGACCGCGATCCGCTGCAGCCGAAGATCCTGCCCACGGCCTGGGTCGGCGCGCTGGCGCGCTGGATTCCGCGCATCGAGGCGGCCGGCCACGGCGCGCAGAGCCTGCTGGTGGTGCAGGGCGATGCCGACGAGACGGTGGACTGGCGCTACAACCTGAAGGTGCTGGAGGACAAGTTCGAGAAGATCGAGTGCCTGCTGCTCACCGGCGCGCGGCACCACCTGGCGAACGAGAGCGAGACGTTGCGCCGGCGTTACTTCGACTTTCTCAGTGAGCGGATGGCCTAG
- a CDS encoding DUF523 domain-containing protein has translation MQKVLVSRCLLGHRVRYDGGAHGPFDLLSRWLDQGRVVALCPEVAGGLPTPRAPAEIPGGQGMAVLERARPVMTVEGEDVSDAFLLGAEEAMALVRRHDIRLAVLKARSPSCGNRENYDGSFSGQKVAGEGVTAAALKRMGVLVFSEEELDAAAVCLAGLEAGG, from the coding sequence ATGCAGAAGGTTCTGGTCAGCCGCTGCCTGCTCGGTCATCGCGTCCGCTACGACGGCGGCGCGCACGGGCCGTTCGACCTGCTGTCGCGCTGGCTGGACCAGGGGCGGGTGGTCGCGCTGTGCCCGGAAGTCGCCGGCGGCCTGCCGACGCCCCGAGCCCCGGCGGAAATCCCTGGCGGCCAGGGCATGGCGGTACTGGAGCGCGCCCGCCCGGTGATGACGGTGGAGGGCGAGGACGTCAGCGACGCCTTCCTGCTCGGCGCCGAGGAAGCCATGGCGCTGGTGCGTCGCCACGACATCCGCCTGGCGGTTCTCAAGGCGCGCAGCCCCTCCTGCGGCAACCGCGAGAACTACGACGGCAGTTTCAGCGGCCAGAAGGTCGCTGGTGAAGGCGTCACTGCCGCCGCCCTCAAACGTATGGGCGTGCTGGTGTTCAGCGAGGAAGAGCTGGATGCCGCTGCCGTCTGTCTGGCCGGGCTGGAAGCCGGAGGCTAG
- a CDS encoding DUF6160 family protein, with amino-acid sequence MPRLLLCTATFAALSYLPLAFAELQALDNERLGAVTGQDGISIRADVLAHMDSVAWKDDGGSVSLRNVFIDNGCVSAGDCPDGRGGSLPYGPAQLGLSLPIFGIEQPTLQVDVVQGAGGQQQLALTLPDLTTINQQLNASGLPSQTIRLRVAGDLYVGGGKLGSIEVRDIQDISGTLKIWGH; translated from the coding sequence ATGCCTCGCCTTTTGCTCTGCACCGCCACCTTCGCCGCGCTGTCCTACCTGCCGCTGGCCTTCGCCGAACTCCAGGCGCTGGACAACGAGCGCCTGGGCGCCGTGACCGGCCAGGATGGCATCAGCATCCGCGCCGACGTGCTCGCGCACATGGACAGCGTGGCTTGGAAAGACGATGGCGGCAGCGTCTCGCTGCGCAACGTGTTCATCGACAATGGATGCGTGAGTGCCGGCGATTGCCCCGATGGGCGTGGCGGCAGCCTGCCCTACGGGCCCGCGCAGCTGGGCCTTAGCCTGCCGATCTTCGGCATCGAGCAGCCGACCCTGCAGGTGGACGTGGTTCAGGGCGCCGGCGGCCAGCAGCAACTGGCGCTGACCCTGCCCGACCTGACCACCATCAACCAGCAGCTCAATGCCAGCGGCCTGCCGTCGCAGACCATCCGCCTGCGCGTGGCCGGCGATCTCTACGTGGGCGGCGGCAAGCTGGGGAGCATCGAAGTGCGCGACATTCAGGACATCAGCGGCACCCTGAAGATCTGGGGCCACTGA
- the serA gene encoding phosphoglycerate dehydrogenase, with protein sequence MSKTSLDKSKIKFLLLEGVHQNAVDTLKAAGYSNIEYLKTALSGDELKEKIADAHFIGIRSRTQLTEEVFDAAKKLIAVGCFCIGTNQVNLNAARERGIAVFNAPYSNTRSVAELVLAEAILLLRGIPEKNASCHRGGWIKSAANSFEIRGKKLGIVGYGSIGTQLSVLAEALGMQVFFYDTVTKLPLGNAQQVGNLHELLGMSDIVSLHVPELPSTQWMIGEKEIRAIKKGGILINAARGTVVELDHLAAAIKDEHLIGAAIDVFPVEPKSNDDEFESPLRGLDRVILTPHIGGSTAEAQANIGLEVAEKLVKYSDNGTSVSSVNFPEVALPSHPGKHRLLHIHENIPGVMSEINKVFADNGINISGQYLQTNDKVGYVVIDVDAEYSDLALEKLQHVNGTIRSRVLF encoded by the coding sequence ATGAGCAAGACTTCTCTCGACAAGAGCAAGATCAAATTCCTTCTCCTTGAAGGCGTGCACCAGAACGCCGTCGACACCCTCAAGGCGGCCGGCTACTCCAACATCGAGTACCTCAAGACCGCACTGTCCGGTGACGAGCTGAAGGAAAAGATTGCCGATGCACACTTCATCGGTATCCGCTCCCGCACCCAGCTGACCGAAGAAGTCTTCGACGCTGCCAAGAAGCTGATCGCCGTCGGCTGCTTCTGCATCGGCACCAACCAGGTCAACCTGAACGCGGCCCGCGAGCGCGGCATCGCCGTGTTCAACGCGCCCTACTCCAATACCCGTTCGGTCGCCGAACTGGTGCTGGCCGAGGCCATCCTGCTGCTGCGCGGCATTCCGGAGAAGAACGCCTCCTGCCACCGCGGCGGCTGGATCAAGTCCGCTGCCAACTCCTTCGAGATCCGCGGCAAGAAGCTGGGCATCGTCGGCTACGGCTCGATCGGCACCCAGCTCTCGGTCCTGGCCGAAGCACTGGGCATGCAGGTGTTCTTCTACGACACCGTGACCAAGCTGCCGCTGGGTAATGCCCAGCAGGTCGGCAACCTGCACGAGCTGCTCGGCATGTCCGACATCGTCTCGCTGCACGTACCGGAACTGCCGTCCACCCAGTGGATGATCGGCGAGAAGGAAATCCGCGCCATCAAGAAAGGCGGCATCCTGATCAACGCCGCCCGTGGCACCGTGGTCGAACTGGACCACCTGGCCGCCGCGATCAAGGACGAGCACCTGATCGGCGCCGCCATCGACGTGTTCCCGGTCGAGCCCAAGTCCAACGACGACGAGTTCGAAAGCCCGCTGCGCGGCCTGGATCGCGTGATCCTGACCCCGCACATCGGCGGTTCCACCGCCGAAGCCCAGGCCAACATCGGCCTGGAAGTGGCCGAGAAGCTGGTCAAGTACAGCGACAACGGCACCTCGGTTTCTTCCGTCAACTTCCCGGAAGTGGCCCTGCCGTCGCACCCGGGCAAGCACCGCCTGCTGCACATCCACGAGAACATTCCGGGTGTGATGAGCGAGATCAACAAGGTGTTCGCCGACAACGGCATCAACATCTCCGGCCAGTACCTGCAGACCAACGACAAGGTCGGCTACGTGGTGATCGACGTCGACGCCGAGTACTCGGACCTGGCGCTGGAGAAGCTGCAGCACGTGAACGGCACCATCCGCAGCCGCGTCCTGTTCTAA
- a CDS encoding DUF6436 domain-containing protein — protein sequence MSSRRKSLLTWLIAALCLGALLATYWWYENRFIRPFSHQPQLFSGDHLMLPAQLAGPGKIRLVHFWDPACPCNVGNQQHLAELIQRFGPQGVEFFAVQKPGSRGHLPDTLSAMRALDSLPGAEQLPASPAVAIWDAQGKLAYFGPYSEGAVCTSGNSFIEPILDALVGGRPVNATHTLAVGCYCPWDGAKH from the coding sequence ATGTCCTCACGCCGAAAATCGCTGCTCACCTGGCTGATCGCCGCGCTCTGCCTGGGCGCGCTGCTCGCCACCTACTGGTGGTACGAGAACCGCTTCATCCGCCCGTTCAGCCACCAGCCGCAGCTGTTTTCCGGCGACCACCTGATGCTGCCCGCACAATTGGCCGGCCCCGGCAAGATCCGCCTGGTGCACTTCTGGGACCCGGCCTGCCCCTGCAACGTCGGCAACCAGCAGCACCTCGCCGAGCTGATCCAGCGTTTCGGCCCGCAGGGTGTGGAGTTCTTCGCCGTGCAGAAGCCCGGCAGCCGCGGGCACTTGCCCGATACGCTGAGCGCCATGCGCGCACTGGACTCGCTGCCCGGTGCCGAGCAGTTGCCCGCCAGCCCCGCCGTGGCGATCTGGGATGCCCAGGGCAAGCTGGCCTACTTCGGCCCCTACAGCGAAGGAGCGGTCTGCACGTCGGGCAACAGCTTCATCGAGCCGATCCTCGACGCCCTGGTGGGCGGCCGCCCGGTCAACGCGACCCACACCCTGGCGGTGGGCTGCTATTGCCCCTGGGATGGCGCAAAGCACTGA
- a CDS encoding transcriptional regulator produces the protein MRLPSALAFCAVLSTGLVLPLAAHAEDAPSSQQVMEQHKQAINNRIADIDYKRKRIVEANMKLTPQETEKFWPIYNSYRTEADKLSKQTLAIIIDYANSYNTGSVSNDDAAKLQKQVLELQDDRQELKEKYLKRIAKEVSPQRALRFLQVEDQLDAMALLEVSREIPLAE, from the coding sequence ATGCGTCTTCCTTCCGCCCTCGCCTTCTGCGCCGTTCTCTCCACCGGGCTGGTGCTGCCCCTGGCCGCCCACGCCGAGGATGCCCCCAGCAGCCAACAGGTGATGGAGCAACACAAGCAGGCCATCAACAACCGCATCGCCGACATCGACTACAAGCGCAAGCGCATCGTCGAAGCCAACATGAAGCTCACCCCGCAGGAAACCGAGAAGTTCTGGCCGATCTACAACAGCTACCGCACCGAGGCGGACAAGCTGAGCAAGCAGACTCTGGCGATCATCATCGACTACGCCAACAGCTATAACACCGGCTCGGTGAGCAACGACGACGCGGCGAAGCTGCAGAAGCAGGTGCTGGAGCTGCAGGACGATCGCCAGGAGCTCAAGGAGAAGTACCTCAAGCGCATCGCCAAGGAAGTCTCGCCGCAGCGCGCACTGCGCTTCCTGCAGGTCGAAGACCAGCTCGACGCCATGGCGCTGCTGGAAGTCAGCCGCGAAATCCCGCTGGCCGAGTAA